A single genomic interval of uncultured Desulfobacter sp. harbors:
- a CDS encoding HDOD domain-containing protein: MKILIVDDEEISRTILLSKMVHMGTCVAVNSAKTALAELDKANSENQPFDVITLDVSMPGVGGQELLEHIRKKEVQNKIPKNDRVKILMITARMNLGTINACIKRGCNGYLTKPVSEVQLIQSLSQMGFEPATEEKTDKESISHSAGVAEIIKRFYSGKIVLPVFPSIVREIEDLLAEKDPCVDDLAKIVEKDLVISGKLIAIVNSSLYKGLDDVNSLKGALVRLGLKHTLGVCSALATRNLFDSENKALKTEMDKLWVHSFAVATLARRLAEEKGFDNLDTIFLMGLVHDIGKMLLMKVFVDMYPDVCISDKDLQVVIHEIHTTFGGVLLKKMHFSKQFIKIAEFHHWEEFEKDTDKELLVVSLANSLAMELGFGFFSKKDENDTPKFDVSDLFELEIGDLCLEIDDEFELDHDKIMEELSGLSSLKVLGLDPENVFSIIEQIHPMIKETSHAF; encoded by the coding sequence ATGAAAATCCTCATTGTGGATGACGAAGAAATCTCCAGAACAATTCTGCTCTCAAAAATGGTTCATATGGGTACCTGTGTGGCCGTGAACAGCGCCAAAACGGCCTTGGCAGAACTTGACAAGGCAAATTCGGAAAACCAACCCTTTGATGTCATCACCCTTGATGTGTCCATGCCCGGCGTGGGCGGCCAGGAACTTCTTGAACACATCCGGAAAAAAGAGGTTCAGAATAAAATCCCAAAAAATGACCGGGTAAAAATTCTGATGATAACCGCCCGGATGAATTTGGGCACAATCAATGCCTGCATCAAACGCGGATGTAACGGGTACCTCACAAAACCTGTGAGTGAGGTCCAGTTGATCCAAAGTTTATCCCAAATGGGCTTTGAGCCCGCCACCGAGGAAAAAACCGACAAAGAATCGATATCCCACAGCGCCGGCGTGGCCGAGATTATCAAACGATTTTATTCAGGCAAAATCGTACTACCGGTGTTCCCGAGCATTGTCAGGGAGATAGAAGATCTATTGGCCGAAAAAGACCCTTGTGTTGATGATTTGGCAAAAATTGTAGAAAAGGATCTGGTGATCTCAGGCAAGCTCATCGCCATTGTTAATTCCTCACTTTACAAGGGCCTGGACGATGTAAACAGCCTTAAAGGTGCGCTGGTGAGACTTGGCCTCAAACACACCCTGGGCGTATGTTCGGCCCTTGCAACAAGAAACCTTTTTGATTCAGAAAATAAAGCGCTTAAAACCGAAATGGATAAACTATGGGTTCACTCCTTTGCCGTGGCCACCCTGGCAAGACGCCTGGCCGAAGAAAAAGGATTTGATAACCTGGATACTATTTTCCTGATGGGCCTGGTCCATGATATAGGCAAAATGCTTTTGATGAAGGTATTCGTGGACATGTATCCGGATGTCTGTATCAGTGATAAGGATCTGCAAGTTGTTATTCACGAAATTCACACCACCTTCGGTGGAGTCCTGCTTAAAAAAATGCACTTTTCGAAACAGTTCATAAAAATTGCCGAATTTCACCACTGGGAGGAATTTGAAAAAGATACGGACAAAGAACTGCTTGTGGTAAGTCTTGCCAATTCCTTGGCCATGGAACTGGGGTTCGGCTTTTTTTCAAAAAAGGATGAAAACGACACTCCCAAGTTTGATGTAAGCGATCTTTTTGAGTTGGAAATAGGCGATCTTTGCCTGGAAATCGACGATGAATTTGAACTGGACCACGATAAAATAATGGAAGAACTGTCCGGCTTGTCTTCTCTGAAAGTTCTGGGCCTGGATCCGGAAAACGTTTTTTCAATCATTGAGCAGATCCATCCCATGATCAAGGAGACCTCCCATGCGTTTTGA
- a CDS encoding S41 family peptidase, with the protein MLCNIARHFFVFIAGVLLVTAGAPGATRAADSLAWTNDQTMLAFFEAVTKIKKNALAAPSTADIVTGALKSYMRESDPYGNYLPPEAYRQWKEAQQHAFHGVGMEIMERSGRFYCFPRPESPAAKAGLQNSDELITVDGESVVGCSIYWVGTRIRGRENSAVTLTVSRGSVRREVTVIRTALKDNSVFRADDSGLQILRISHFSPVTLSETKAALEKINRYLPLVLDLRNNPGGDLFSAVDIAGLFLPENADVLTIETASEITEYKARNRIWRGGRIGIWQNGFTASAAEILIAALITNHAALNFGTQSFGKALTQKVVNMSDGSALIISRGRLKDPIGRCWQDTGITPMVRIPEENKYWVQLTQQHLK; encoded by the coding sequence GTGCTTTGTAACATTGCAAGGCATTTTTTTGTGTTCATTGCCGGGGTTTTGCTGGTGACCGCCGGTGCGCCCGGGGCGACCCGGGCCGCAGATTCCCTGGCCTGGACCAATGATCAGACCATGCTCGCTTTTTTTGAGGCTGTTACTAAAATTAAGAAAAATGCCCTGGCTGCGCCCAGCACCGCTGATATTGTTACCGGGGCGCTGAAGTCATATATGCGCGAGAGTGATCCCTACGGCAATTATCTGCCGCCCGAAGCGTACCGGCAGTGGAAAGAGGCCCAGCAGCATGCTTTCCACGGTGTTGGCATGGAGATCATGGAGCGCTCCGGCCGGTTTTATTGTTTTCCCAGACCGGAAAGTCCGGCTGCCAAAGCAGGGCTCCAAAACAGTGATGAGCTGATAACCGTGGACGGAGAGTCTGTGGTGGGTTGTTCCATCTACTGGGTGGGCACCCGGATCAGGGGCAGGGAAAACAGCGCGGTGACTTTGACCGTCAGCCGAGGCAGCGTTCGCCGCGAGGTGACTGTCATCCGCACGGCCCTGAAGGACAACTCCGTATTCAGGGCCGATGACAGCGGCCTTCAGATACTGCGTATCAGCCATTTTTCACCGGTTACCCTGTCTGAGACAAAGGCTGCCCTGGAAAAAATAAACCGGTATCTGCCCCTGGTGCTGGATCTTCGCAACAATCCCGGGGGGGATCTATTTTCGGCTGTGGATATCGCAGGGCTGTTCCTGCCGGAAAACGCCGATGTCCTGACCATTGAAACCGCTTCAGAAATAACCGAATACAAGGCCAGGAATCGTATTTGGAGAGGTGGTCGCATCGGAATTTGGCAAAACGGATTTACGGCTTCGGCTGCCGAGATACTCATTGCCGCACTTATAACCAATCATGCCGCGCTCAATTTCGGCACCCAAAGTTTTGGCAAGGCATTGACCCAGAAGGTGGTGAATATGTCCGACGGATCAGCGCTTATTATCAGTCGGGGACGGCTGAAGGACCCCATTGGCAGATGCTGGCAGGACACCGGCATCACGCCCATGGTCCGCATTCCTGAAGAGAATAAGTATTGGGTACAGCTAACCCAACAACATTTGAAGTAG
- a CDS encoding pyruvate carboxylase — MDVMGKKIKRLLIANRSEIAIRVARAAHELGINTIGIYSQEDRFALHRFKAGESYLIGEGKGPIEAYLDIEGIIEIAKETNADAIHPGYGFLAEKPEFAEACAEAGIIFVGPSPDVMRKLGNKVSARKVAVEAGAPVVPASEPLPYDDKKVIEIAEEIGYPIMLKASWGGGGRGMRAVESTKELLEQVDSARKESSAAFGSDEVYIEKLVRRARHLEVQVLGDSHGNIIHLFERDCSVQRRNQKVVERAPATFLSDEKREELCNAGLAIAKTVGYENAGTVEFLMDMDSEELYFMEVNPRIQVEHTVTEEVTGIDIVKSQLRIAQGMEIGSAESSIPSQENVTLSGHAIQCRITTEDPENNFIPDYGRITAYRAAAGFGIRLDGGTAYAGAIVTRHFDSLLSKVTAWGANPEEARLRMNRALREIRILGVATNLQFLEGLISHPTFINAEYTTKFIDETKELFTFSKRRDRATRLLSFLGDVIINGNEDVKNRPVPAAHVYQPTVPKYSAEQAQPGLKQLLDSEGPQAVAQWMKEQKKLLITDKTMRDAHQSLLATRVRSFDLVNIAPTYAALLPDLFSVECWGGATFDVAMRFLKECPWERLQKLREAMPNLLTQMLLRASNGVGYTNYPDNVIKYFVKQAAENGMDLFRVFDSLNWVENMRLAMDSVLENNKICEAAICYTGDILDPNRTKYSLKYYVDMAKELEKAGAHILAIKDMAGVLKPAAAKVLVEALKDEVGLPIHLHSHDTSGIAGATLLAAADAGVDAIDAAIDSMSGLTSHPNLGSIVAALKNTPRDTGMDSISLGIVSNYWEKVRQMYIGFESEFHSGTSEVYLHEMPGGQYTNLRQQARALGIEERWPEVAKVYRDVNDMFGDVIKVTPSSKVVGDMALSMITSGLTKEDVLNPEKEVSFPESVVEFFKGMMGQPPGGFPVELQKKILKGEEPITVRPGLLLEPVDMEQTRAEVEKQVERKISDFELAAYLMYPDVFIDYAEHRRKYGNVSVLPTLNFFYGMKREEELHVHIASGKTLIIRFMAKGKADDDGNREVFFELNGQARIVKVPDRSQAPERAAREKANPAVLGEVGSPMPGLISAVCVSENQEIERGDVLLTIEAMKMQTNVVSDVPGIVERIVTSVGEQVDAKDLLIVIKQVDD; from the coding sequence ATGGATGTTATGGGAAAAAAAATCAAGCGTCTCTTGATTGCCAACCGCAGTGAAATAGCTATCCGTGTAGCACGTGCTGCTCATGAGCTTGGGATAAACACTATTGGTATCTACTCCCAGGAGGATCGATTTGCACTTCACCGGTTTAAAGCCGGTGAAAGTTATTTAATCGGAGAAGGAAAAGGCCCTATTGAAGCCTACCTGGATATTGAAGGGATTATCGAAATTGCAAAAGAAACCAATGCAGATGCGATTCATCCCGGATACGGATTTCTCGCGGAAAAACCGGAATTTGCTGAGGCGTGTGCTGAAGCCGGTATTATATTTGTCGGGCCCTCACCGGATGTTATGCGAAAACTGGGGAATAAGGTTTCCGCCCGGAAGGTGGCTGTAGAAGCGGGAGCGCCTGTTGTTCCGGCAAGTGAGCCATTACCTTATGATGATAAAAAAGTCATTGAAATCGCAGAAGAGATCGGCTATCCGATTATGTTAAAGGCCAGCTGGGGCGGTGGCGGCAGAGGAATGCGAGCCGTGGAAAGCACCAAAGAGCTTTTGGAGCAGGTTGATTCCGCTCGCAAGGAATCCAGCGCTGCTTTCGGAAGTGATGAAGTTTATATTGAAAAGCTTGTTAGAAGAGCCAGACACCTTGAGGTTCAAGTTCTGGGGGATTCACATGGCAATATCATTCATCTGTTCGAGCGGGACTGTTCTGTTCAAAGAAGGAATCAAAAGGTTGTTGAACGGGCACCGGCTACGTTTCTTTCGGATGAAAAGCGGGAAGAATTGTGCAATGCAGGCCTGGCAATTGCTAAAACGGTTGGATATGAAAATGCCGGAACCGTTGAATTCCTGATGGATATGGACAGTGAAGAACTCTACTTCATGGAAGTTAATCCAAGGATACAGGTCGAACATACGGTAACCGAGGAAGTCACCGGGATTGACATTGTCAAGTCACAATTAAGAATTGCCCAGGGAATGGAGATCGGATCTGCTGAAAGCAGTATCCCCAGCCAGGAGAATGTCACACTGAGCGGCCATGCAATTCAGTGCCGTATTACAACAGAAGATCCTGAAAACAATTTTATTCCTGACTACGGAAGAATTACAGCCTATCGGGCCGCAGCGGGTTTCGGCATTCGTCTGGATGGCGGAACCGCTTATGCCGGGGCGATCGTTACCCGCCATTTTGATTCCCTGTTGTCAAAAGTAACCGCCTGGGGGGCAAATCCCGAGGAAGCACGTTTGAGAATGAATCGTGCCTTGAGGGAAATCAGAATTCTCGGCGTTGCCACAAACTTGCAGTTTCTAGAAGGGCTGATTTCTCATCCAACCTTCATAAATGCCGAATATACCACTAAGTTTATTGATGAAACCAAAGAGCTGTTTACTTTTAGCAAAAGACGTGACCGGGCAACCAGACTTCTTTCATTTCTTGGCGATGTAATTATTAACGGAAATGAGGACGTCAAAAACCGGCCCGTTCCGGCAGCACACGTGTATCAACCTACCGTACCAAAATATTCTGCAGAGCAGGCCCAGCCGGGACTCAAACAATTGCTGGACAGTGAAGGACCCCAGGCCGTCGCACAATGGATGAAAGAGCAGAAAAAACTGCTGATTACTGATAAGACCATGCGTGATGCCCATCAGTCCCTTCTTGCTACCAGAGTGAGAAGTTTTGATCTTGTGAACATTGCACCAACGTATGCCGCTCTTTTGCCTGATCTGTTTTCAGTAGAGTGCTGGGGCGGTGCTACCTTTGATGTTGCCATGCGGTTTTTGAAAGAGTGCCCCTGGGAACGACTTCAAAAATTGCGTGAGGCTATGCCGAACCTTTTGACGCAGATGTTGTTGAGGGCTTCCAATGGTGTGGGATATACCAATTATCCGGATAACGTTATTAAATACTTTGTCAAACAGGCAGCTGAAAACGGAATGGATCTTTTCCGTGTTTTTGATTCCCTGAACTGGGTCGAAAACATGCGACTGGCCATGGATTCGGTTTTGGAAAACAATAAAATTTGTGAAGCCGCCATATGTTATACCGGTGATATTCTCGATCCCAACAGAACCAAATACAGCCTGAAATATTATGTTGATATGGCAAAAGAGCTGGAAAAAGCCGGGGCTCATATTCTGGCGATCAAAGATATGGCAGGAGTGTTAAAGCCGGCTGCTGCAAAGGTGTTGGTCGAAGCCTTAAAGGATGAAGTTGGTCTGCCCATTCATCTTCACAGCCATGATACCAGCGGCATTGCCGGGGCAACACTGCTCGCGGCAGCAGACGCAGGCGTTGATGCCATTGATGCTGCAATAGATTCCATGAGCGGGTTGACATCACATCCCAATTTAGGTTCCATTGTCGCCGCACTTAAGAATACGCCGCGGGATACCGGCATGGATTCAATTTCCCTGGGTATTGTTTCCAACTACTGGGAAAAAGTAAGACAGATGTATATTGGTTTTGAAAGTGAATTTCATAGCGGTACCTCTGAAGTTTATCTGCATGAAATGCCCGGGGGACAATATACGAATCTGAGACAGCAGGCCAGAGCACTGGGCATTGAAGAAAGATGGCCTGAAGTGGCAAAGGTTTATAGAGATGTAAACGACATGTTTGGTGATGTTATAAAAGTGACGCCAAGTTCCAAAGTGGTTGGAGACATGGCGTTGTCCATGATTACCAGCGGCCTGACTAAAGAAGACGTTTTAAATCCTGAAAAAGAAGTGTCGTTCCCTGAATCCGTTGTCGAGTTTTTTAAAGGCATGATGGGGCAACCTCCGGGAGGATTTCCGGTTGAATTGCAGAAAAAGATATTAAAAGGTGAAGAACCCATTACGGTTCGTCCGGGACTTCTGCTTGAGCCTGTTGACATGGAGCAAACCCGGGCGGAAGTAGAAAAGCAGGTAGAACGGAAAATTTCCGACTTTGAACTTGCGGCCTATTTAATGTATCCCGATGTATTCATTGATTACGCCGAACATCGCAGGAAATATGGAAATGTGAGTGTTCTGCCAACCTTAAATTTTTTCTATGGAATGAAACGGGAAGAAGAGCTGCACGTTCATATCGCGTCCGGAAAAACGCTCATTATTCGTTTCATGGCAAAGGGAAAGGCTGATGACGATGGAAATAGAGAGGTCTTTTTTGAACTTAATGGCCAAGCCCGGATTGTTAAAGTGCCTGACCGCTCGCAAGCGCCGGAAAGAGCAGCCCGGGAAAAAGCCAATCCTGCTGTTCTTGGTGAAGTAGGATCACCAATGCCGGGGCTGATCTCTGCCGTTTGCGTTTCTGAGAACCAGGAAATTGAACGCGGAGATGTTCTACTCACCATTGAAGCAATGAAAATGCAGACCAATGTGGTTTCTGATGTTCCCGGTATTGTTGAGCGAATCGTTACATCCGTTGGGGAACAAGTTGATGCAAAGGATCTGTTGATTGTTATTAAGCAAGTAGACGATTAA
- a CDS encoding PEP/pyruvate-binding domain-containing protein: MKTKETGADAPSIKIYHEIMAYRVANILLVSSPYDAFIMEEEGRLSDRIINEYKGLNLSNPPKLTLAFSVTEAFEELERKYFDLILAMPGLTGMDVYAFGRKVKEQYPHIPFYPMFHSTCDINQYTNANHEAIVDRNYIWSGDAYLLLAIIKNFEDEKNVAFDTQNAKTRVIIMVEDSPYHYSSLLPVLYKHIVIQTQLVMDDSINEEHRILKKKNRPKILMAHNYDQAMELFEQYRPYVLSIFTDMRYVIDGQEDPHAGRTLLTQIKSELPDLPVLILSTEEQNRDIAEAIDAQFINKKSNNLHDQIKSFFVTHLGFGAFVFRMPDNSEIARASNLRAVEKLLPDIPDASVLHHARHNDFSRWLLARNEVDFALSLKPYTIEDFSDASAIRRFLIERIRSRRRDSRQGLVIEFDPEKFDSDTDFMKIGTGSLGGKARGLAFMSYQLGIDPSLSQKFPDIDITIPQTFVIATDEFNMFVEKNKLGELLEQENVPDDTQVVERFLEAELTSRLKKNLKAYIQNVHYPIAVRSSSLFEDSHYQPFAGLYKTYMLPNTDTSTKKRLEHLITAVKLVYASTYLKAPRSYARSTMHRTQDEEMAVVLQEITGTRYENYFYPSISGVAKSYNFYPIAHLKAEEGISYIALGLGKIVVDGGKTLRFCPKYPQFLPQFSMIDDIMENAQKYFYALKMDGLPSFETFFGIDEDPCVTRLDIADAKDHPAVRMLCSSYNMQDDRIRDRFIDKDFPVLTFANILKHNSFPLADILTEATALGARWMGTSVEVEFAVDLPVEGVRSRPRVSLLQIRPMGQYKQNIEVTITQKDVKNAFCHSTHSLGNGEYNDIRDIVYVDPKTFEPNKMALVAGEINKINAMFSDTGTKYLLIGPGRWGSADPWLGIPVVWNNISNVGGMVETTIESIKADFSQGSHFFQNITSLGIPYITVEDKDNDFIDYDFFHSLEPATTTRHLKHIRFDRPVRILVDGKTSEAVIMEGLDESGTQIMADIPVIRCS; encoded by the coding sequence ATGAAAACAAAAGAAACAGGTGCTGATGCACCTTCTATAAAAATTTATCATGAGATCATGGCCTACAGGGTGGCCAATATTCTTCTGGTATCCAGCCCCTATGATGCTTTTATTATGGAAGAAGAGGGCCGACTTTCAGACCGGATTATCAATGAATATAAGGGACTGAATCTGTCCAACCCCCCGAAACTGACCCTTGCATTCTCTGTCACGGAAGCCTTTGAAGAACTCGAACGCAAATATTTCGACCTGATCCTTGCCATGCCCGGACTGACCGGAATGGATGTCTACGCCTTTGGCAGAAAGGTGAAAGAGCAATATCCACATATTCCGTTTTACCCAATGTTCCACAGCACCTGCGATATTAATCAGTATACGAATGCAAACCACGAAGCCATTGTTGACCGGAACTATATCTGGAGCGGAGATGCCTACCTGCTGCTGGCCATTATAAAAAATTTTGAAGATGAAAAAAATGTGGCCTTTGATACGCAAAATGCAAAGACCCGGGTTATTATAATGGTAGAGGACTCCCCGTATCATTACTCTTCTTTGCTGCCTGTCTTGTACAAACACATCGTCATCCAGACCCAGTTGGTCATGGATGATTCCATTAATGAAGAACACAGGATTTTAAAAAAAAAGAACCGACCCAAAATTCTGATGGCCCACAACTATGACCAGGCCATGGAACTGTTTGAGCAGTACAGGCCCTATGTACTCAGCATTTTCACGGATATGCGTTACGTCATTGACGGACAGGAAGATCCCCATGCCGGCCGTACGCTTTTAACCCAAATCAAATCGGAACTCCCGGACCTGCCCGTCCTGATTCTGAGTACGGAGGAACAAAATAGAGATATTGCAGAAGCCATAGATGCCCAGTTTATCAATAAAAAGTCAAACAACCTCCATGACCAGATTAAAAGTTTTTTTGTCACACATCTGGGATTCGGGGCGTTTGTGTTCCGCATGCCGGACAATAGTGAAATTGCCCGGGCTTCCAATTTAAGGGCGGTTGAAAAGCTGCTGCCGGATATCCCAGACGCATCCGTGCTCCACCATGCGAGGCACAATGATTTTTCCCGATGGCTGCTTGCCCGCAATGAAGTCGATTTTGCCCTAAGCCTTAAGCCCTATACCATTGAAGATTTTTCCGACGCATCAGCAATCCGGCGGTTTCTCATTGAGCGCATCCGCTCCCGGCGCAGAGATTCCCGCCAAGGGCTTGTCATTGAATTTGACCCGGAAAAATTTGACTCGGACACGGATTTCATGAAAATCGGAACCGGATCCCTGGGCGGCAAGGCAAGGGGACTTGCATTCATGTCCTATCAGCTGGGCATAGACCCATCTTTGAGCCAAAAGTTCCCGGATATTGATATAACCATCCCCCAGACCTTTGTCATTGCCACGGACGAATTCAACATGTTTGTGGAAAAGAACAAATTAGGAGAGCTTTTAGAACAGGAAAACGTGCCGGATGACACCCAGGTGGTAGAGCGTTTTCTTGAAGCGGAACTGACCAGCCGGCTGAAAAAAAATTTAAAGGCGTATATTCAAAATGTACATTACCCCATTGCCGTAAGATCTTCGTCCCTGTTTGAGGATTCGCATTATCAGCCCTTTGCGGGTCTTTATAAAACCTATATGCTGCCCAATACCGACACAAGCACTAAAAAACGCCTTGAGCACCTGATCACGGCCGTAAAGCTGGTATACGCCTCAACCTATCTGAAAGCCCCGAGATCCTACGCCCGATCCACCATGCACAGAACCCAGGACGAAGAGATGGCCGTGGTGCTCCAGGAGATCACCGGTACCCGGTACGAAAACTATTTTTACCCTTCTATCTCAGGGGTGGCCAAGTCCTATAATTTCTATCCCATTGCCCATCTCAAAGCGGAAGAGGGCATTTCCTACATTGCGCTGGGGCTGGGAAAAATTGTCGTGGACGGCGGAAAAACCCTTCGGTTCTGCCCGAAGTATCCACAATTTTTGCCCCAGTTTTCCATGATTGATGACATTATGGAAAATGCACAAAAATATTTTTACGCCCTGAAAATGGACGGATTACCAAGCTTTGAAACATTTTTCGGCATTGATGAAGATCCCTGTGTGACCCGACTGGACATTGCCGATGCCAAGGACCATCCGGCCGTCCGGATGCTTTGCTCCTCCTACAACATGCAGGATGACCGTATCCGGGACCGGTTTATCGACAAGGACTTTCCTGTGCTCACCTTTGCCAACATTCTCAAACACAACAGCTTTCCCCTGGCAGACATCCTGACCGAAGCCACAGCTTTAGGGGCCCGTTGGATGGGCACATCCGTTGAGGTGGAATTTGCCGTGGACCTGCCTGTTGAAGGTGTCCGGTCAAGGCCGCGCGTCTCCCTGCTGCAGATCCGGCCCATGGGCCAGTATAAGCAAAACATTGAGGTAACAATTACACAAAAGGATGTTAAAAACGCATTCTGCCATTCCACCCATTCCCTTGGCAATGGTGAATACAATGATATCCGCGACATCGTGTATGTGGATCCCAAAACCTTTGAACCGAATAAAATGGCTTTGGTGGCAGGAGAAATTAACAAAATTAATGCCATGTTCAGCGATACCGGAACAAAATACCTACTTATCGGACCGGGGCGTTGGGGATCTGCGGACCCGTGGCTTGGTATTCCCGTGGTGTGGAACAATATTTCCAACGTTGGGGGCATGGTGGAAACCACAATTGAAAGTATCAAGGCGGATTTTTCCCAGGGATCCCATTTTTTTCAGAATATCACCTCCCTGGGCATTCCTTATATAACCGTAGAGGACAAGGATAACGATTTTATTGATTATGATTTTTTCCATAGCCTTGAACCTGCCACGACCACCCGGCACTTGAAACACATCCGGTTTGACAGGCCTGTAAGAATCCTCGTGGACGGAAAAACGTCCGAAGCCGTAATAATGGAGGGACTTGACGAATCCGGGACACAGATAATGGCTGACATTCCGGTAATAAGATGCTCATAA
- a CDS encoding class I SAM-dependent RNA methyltransferase, whose amino-acid sequence MNIPKKAILEKGRGRIRKLAKLKYIYERESRYFAQVAESVKNLALKEIQDLGGKNTQRVFRGIWFEADKSTFYKIVYLSRLVSRVLVPLVEFECKDKDELYKGAKTIRWEEFLTPKKTFSIAANVSESQITHSNFAGLRVKDAIADYFRDRTNRRPSVNTQAPWIMINVHVHKDRATISIDAGLGPLHKRGYREARVSAPMQETVAAAIIALSGWNGEEPLLDPMCGSGTLLCEALMHYSRIPAQIFREQFGFERLPDFNEREWEAVKAAADEAIRPLPRGLIRGSDIAEPSVDATRTNLMGLHHGGEIEVNLSDFRQLGLVENAVIVTNPPYGIRMGKDQNMKLFYNDLGRFLKEQCKSCTAYIYFGDPGFIKHVPLAPSWKKNLEIGGLDGKLVKYQLY is encoded by the coding sequence TTGAATATACCCAAAAAGGCCATTCTCGAAAAGGGACGGGGCAGAATCCGGAAACTGGCCAAGCTTAAATATATTTACGAGCGGGAATCCCGCTATTTTGCCCAGGTGGCTGAAAGCGTCAAAAATCTGGCTTTGAAAGAGATCCAGGACCTTGGTGGGAAAAATACACAGCGCGTGTTCCGGGGCATCTGGTTTGAAGCGGATAAATCCACATTTTATAAAATAGTTTACCTTTCCCGCCTGGTGTCACGGGTACTTGTCCCCCTGGTCGAGTTTGAATGCAAGGACAAGGATGAGTTGTACAAGGGCGCCAAAACAATTCGATGGGAAGAATTTTTAACGCCCAAAAAAACCTTTTCCATCGCCGCCAACGTGTCTGAATCGCAGATCACCCATTCTAATTTTGCAGGATTGAGGGTCAAGGACGCCATTGCCGATTATTTCAGGGACAGGACCAACCGCCGACCTTCAGTAAATACCCAGGCGCCCTGGATCATGATCAATGTTCACGTGCATAAAGATCGGGCCACCATTTCCATTGACGCCGGTTTAGGACCTTTACACAAACGGGGATACAGGGAAGCCAGGGTTTCCGCCCCCATGCAGGAAACCGTAGCCGCAGCCATTATCGCCCTAAGCGGATGGAATGGAGAAGAACCGTTGCTGGATCCCATGTGCGGATCCGGGACCCTTCTGTGCGAAGCCTTGATGCATTACAGCCGGATTCCGGCCCAGATTTTTCGTGAACAGTTTGGATTTGAACGTCTGCCGGATTTTAATGAACGGGAATGGGAGGCGGTGAAAGCGGCGGCAGACGAAGCCATCCGGCCATTACCCAGGGGGCTTATCCGGGGCAGCGACATAGCCGAACCGTCCGTTGACGCAACAAGAACCAACCTGATGGGACTGCACCATGGCGGAGAAATTGAGGTGAACCTATCAGATTTCAGACAGCTGGGCCTGGTGGAAAACGCGGTTATTGTCACCAATCCCCCATACGGCATCCGCATGGGCAAGGACCAAAACATGAAATTATTTTACAACGACCTTGGCCGGTTTTTAAAAGAACAGTGCAAAAGCTGTACGGCCTATATCTATTTCGGCGACCCGGGCTTTATTAAACATGTCCCCTTGGCCCCATCCTGGAAAAAAAATCTGGAAATCGGGGGGTTGGATGGAAAGCTTGTAAAATACCAGTTATACTGA